From Roseateles sp. SL47:
GGCCATCAGCGAGGCCGCGGACAGCTTGGCCCAGAACAGGCCTTCGGGGCTGGAGTAGGAGGCGATCAGCGTGGCCAGCGTGCCGGCCTTGGCGGCGCTGAGGTTGAGGCTCCAGAAGGCTTCATTCCACGACAGCACCAGGCACAGCAGCCCGGTGGAGGCAATGCCGCCCATGCCCAGCGGCAGCAGCACCAGCCGCACTTCCTGCCACAGGGTGGTGCCGTCCATGCGGGCGGCCTCCAGGATCTCCGGCGGGATGTCCTTGAAGTGGGAATACAGCATCCACACCATGATGGGCAGGTTGGACAGCGCAAAGACGATGATCAACGCCAGTTGCGTATCCAGCAGATGGCTCTTCTGCGCCAGCACGTAGATGGGGACCAGTGCACCGACGGCCGGCATCATCTTGGTGGAGAGCATCCACATCAGGATGTCGCGGGTGTATTTGCTGCGGAAGAAGGCCATGGCGTAGGCGGCTGGTGCGGCCAGCAGCAGGCCGAGCAAGGTGGAGCACACGCTGGTGATCACCGAGTTCTTCGCATAGAGCAGGTAATCGCTGCGGGCCTGCACCTCATGGAAGTTCTCCAGGGTGGGGGAGAACAGCAGCAGCGGGGGCACGGCAATGGCCTGCAACTCCGACTTGAAGGCGGTGAGGAACAGCCATCCGAGCGGAAAGAACAGCAGCAGGGCGACGGCCCAGGCCGTGGCGGCACGCAGGGCCTGGGCCACGGGGAAGGCGGAACGACGACGGGAGGTCATGCGGGGCGCTCCTTATTTGTCCAGGTTCTTGCCGACCAGGCGGATCAGGAACACGGCGGCGACGTTGGCCAGCAGCACGGCGAACAGGGCGCCGGCGGAAGCCACGCCGGCATCGAAGTTCAGCAGGGCCTGCTTGAAGATGAGGAAGGTGACATTGGTGCTGGCGTCGCCGGGTCCGCCGCCGGTGGTGGTGTAGATCTCGGCGAAGACGCTCAGCAGGAAGATCAGCTCGATCATCACCACCACGGCGATGGAGCGGCCGAGGTGCGGCAGGTAGAGGTGGCGCAGTTGCTGGAGGTAGGTGGCGCCGTCCATGCGGGCGGCTTCGAGCTGTTCATGGTCCATGCTTTGCAGCGCGGTCATGAAGATGAGGGCGGCGAAGGGCAGCCACTGCCAGGACACCATCACGATGACGGAGAACAGCGGGTGGTCGGTGAGCCAGTCGACGGGTTGGGCGCCGAAGAACATCCACACCTGGGCGAGTACGCCGTAGATGGGGTTCATCATCATGTTCTTCCACAACAGGGCGTTGACGGTGGGCATGACGAAGAACGGGGAGATCAGCAGCACGCGCACGATGCCGCGTCCTGGGAAGGGGTTGTTGACCAGCAGCGCGATGAGCACACCCAGCACCACGGTGGCCAGGATCACGCTGCCCAGCAGCAGGCCGGTATTGACCACGGCGGTGCCGAAAGACGGGTCGGTGATGAAGAACTCGAAGTTCTCGAATCCTGCAAAGCCCGACTGATCGGGCTGCATGAGGTTGTAGCGGATGAACGAGAAATAGATCGTCATCCCCAGCGGCACGATCATCCAGAGGAAGAGCGTGGTCATGGCCGGGGCCAACAACAGACGGGGGAGCAGGCGTTTCATCGGAATCCTGGACTCAACAACAGGGGGTCGAGGGGGCCACGAGGCGAGTTCGCGAGACAGCGAGGCGGTGAGGCGGTGAGGCGTCGAGACGATGTAGCCACTGAGGGAACAAGTGGCTGGCAGGCGTAGCGAGCGGTCCGAGGTGCCGGTGCTGTACCGGAGCCGTACTCCTGTACGGCGAGGAACACCACCGGCAGATCGGACCGCGCAGTAGCCTGACGGCTACTTGTTCATTTGTAGTAGCCGGCTTTGCGCATCTCGCGGTCGGCCGTGACCTGGCTGGCTTTCAGAGCATCGTCCACCGATGTGCGGCCTGCCAGTGCGGCGCTCATCTGCTGCCCCACGGCAATACCAATGGCCTGGAACTCGGGAATCGCGGCGAACTGCACGCCCACATACGGGCTCTTCGGCAGCGTTGCATCGGTCGGATTGGCCGAATCAATCGCTGTCTTCTCAGCCGCAGCAAACCGGGCCGCCTTCTGGAACTCCGGGCTCGCATAGGTGCTCTTGCGAGTGCCGGTTGGCACATTCGCCCAGCCATTGGTCTTGGCCACCAACTGGATGTACTCCTTGCTGGTCGACCAGGTGATGAAGGTCTGCGCGGCGGCAACCTTCTTCGACCCGGCCGGAATCGCCAGGTTCCACGACCACAGCCAGTTCGCGCCCTTGGGCGTGTTCATCGTCGGCGCCTGGGCAAACGCCAT
This genomic window contains:
- a CDS encoding carbohydrate ABC transporter permease encodes the protein MTSRRRSAFPVAQALRAATAWAVALLLFFPLGWLFLTAFKSELQAIAVPPLLLFSPTLENFHEVQARSDYLLYAKNSVITSVCSTLLGLLLAAPAAYAMAFFRSKYTRDILMWMLSTKMMPAVGALVPIYVLAQKSHLLDTQLALIIVFALSNLPIMVWMLYSHFKDIPPEILEAARMDGTTLWQEVRLVLLPLGMGGIASTGLLCLVLSWNEAFWSLNLSAAKAGTLATLIASYSSPEGLFWAKLSAASLMAIAPIVVFGWFSQKQLVQGLTFGAVK
- a CDS encoding carbohydrate ABC transporter permease, which produces MKRLLPRLLLAPAMTTLFLWMIVPLGMTIYFSFIRYNLMQPDQSGFAGFENFEFFITDPSFGTAVVNTGLLLGSVILATVVLGVLIALLVNNPFPGRGIVRVLLISPFFVMPTVNALLWKNMMMNPIYGVLAQVWMFFGAQPVDWLTDHPLFSVIVMVSWQWLPFAALIFMTALQSMDHEQLEAARMDGATYLQQLRHLYLPHLGRSIAVVVMIELIFLLSVFAEIYTTTGGGPGDASTNVTFLIFKQALLNFDAGVASAGALFAVLLANVAAVFLIRLVGKNLDK